In Geminocystis sp. NIES-3708, a single window of DNA contains:
- the moaA gene encoding GTP 3',8-cyclase MoaA, translating into MNKIDYLRISLIDKCNFRCQYCMPEEEKLNYLLSSEILTKSELLTLLKEVFIPLGFTKFRLTGGEPLLRSDLPEIITEIINLPQTKDLALTTNGYLLLEKAQLLFDSGLRRINISLDSLNPQTFDQIIGNKNKSRWHKTWAGIQTAYEIGFNPLKLNVVIIPEVNDGEILDLAALTINRNWHVRFIEFMPIGNHELFSEKAWIPSVEIRQQIKAKWGLEEAHITGNGPADIFKIPDSKGTLGFISQMSECFCDRCNRVRLSADGWLRPCLLNETEQIDLKTLLRGGINTQKIRKKVAKLLLLKPEINYKERDSGTKNNTYYRTMSQIGG; encoded by the coding sequence GTGAATAAAATAGATTATTTGCGGATTAGTTTAATCGATAAGTGCAATTTTCGTTGTCAATATTGTATGCCAGAAGAGGAAAAATTAAACTATCTTTTATCTTCAGAAATATTAACAAAATCTGAGCTATTAACTTTACTAAAAGAGGTTTTTATTCCTTTAGGTTTTACTAAATTTCGGTTGACGGGAGGTGAGCCTTTATTACGTTCAGATTTACCTGAAATTATCACAGAAATTATTAATTTACCTCAAACAAAAGATTTAGCTTTAACTACTAATGGTTATTTATTATTAGAAAAAGCACAATTATTATTTGATAGTGGATTACGCCGAATAAATATTAGTTTAGACTCTCTGAATCCTCAAACTTTTGATCAAATTATTGGTAATAAAAATAAAAGCCGTTGGCACAAAACGTGGGCTGGAATTCAAACAGCTTATGAAATAGGATTTAACCCTTTAAAGTTAAATGTGGTAATTATCCCAGAAGTTAATGATGGTGAAATTTTAGATTTAGCCGCATTAACAATTAATCGTAATTGGCACGTTAGATTTATCGAATTTATGCCTATTGGAAATCATGAATTATTTTCTGAAAAAGCGTGGATTCCCTCGGTGGAAATTAGGCAACAAATTAAGGCTAAATGGGGTTTAGAAGAGGCTCATATTACTGGAAATGGTCCTGCTGATATATTTAAAATTCCTGATAGTAAAGGCACTTTAGGCTTTATTTCTCAAATGTCTGAGTGTTTTTGCGATCGCTGTAATCGAGTCAGATTATCCGCCGATGGTTGGTTACGTCCTTGTTTATTAAATGAGACAGAACAGATTGACTTAAAAACCTTGTTAAGAGGGGGAATTAATACACAAAAAATTAGAAAAAAAGTGGCTAAATTATTATTATTAAAACCTGAAATTAATTATAAAGAAAGAGATTCAGGAACAAAAAATAATACCTATTATCGCACGATGTCACAAATTGGTGGTTAA
- a CDS encoding AbrB family transcriptional regulator: MATKKQQPLVGKDLLKTVKKLGNVSREEKAIECGYYTLTDNGQKRVSMVKFLNALIEAEGISLDNETTIDSKKRGRSANYRINVQSNGNLSIGKAYTDKMGLKPGDEFEVVLGRKNIHLKQVDLDEI, encoded by the coding sequence ATGGCAACAAAAAAACAACAACCTCTAGTGGGAAAAGATTTACTAAAAACAGTAAAAAAATTAGGTAACGTTTCTCGTGAAGAAAAAGCCATTGAGTGTGGTTATTATACTTTGACAGATAATGGTCAAAAAAGAGTTAGTATGGTTAAATTTCTTAATGCTTTAATCGAAGCAGAAGGCATTAGTCTTGATAATGAAACCACCATTGATAGTAAAAAAAGAGGCAGAAGTGCTAATTATCGCATTAATGTACAATCTAATGGTAATCTTTCCATTGGCAAAGCCTACACTGATAAAATGGGTTTAAAACCTGGTGATGAGTTTGAAGTTGTATTAGGGAGAAAAAATATTCATCTTAAACAAGTTGATTTAGACGAAATTTAA
- a CDS encoding Rrf2 family transcriptional regulator, which produces MKLTTKGYYAVKALLDLSLQSNSQPTSVNAIANRQNLPAAYLEKILIKIRKAGLIKSIRGANGGYQLASLPEDISLGDILVAVGDKIEPLPNYNIDGDSPEDWVTICLWRRLNNKLKEAIYNITLADLYYDARSRQASYGEENNFII; this is translated from the coding sequence ATGAAGTTAACCACTAAAGGCTATTATGCGGTAAAGGCATTATTAGATTTGAGTCTTCAATCTAATTCTCAGCCCACTTCTGTTAATGCTATTGCTAATCGTCAAAATTTACCGGCTGCTTATCTGGAAAAAATTTTAATCAAAATTCGTAAAGCTGGGTTAATAAAATCTATTAGAGGTGCAAATGGCGGTTATCAATTAGCTTCTTTGCCAGAAGATATTTCTTTGGGAGATATTCTTGTAGCAGTGGGAGATAAAATTGAGCCTTTACCTAATTATAATATCGATGGTGATTCCCCAGAAGATTGGGTGACAATTTGTTTATGGCGACGGTTAAATAACAAGTTAAAAGAGGCAATTTATAATATAACTTTAGCTGATTTATATTATGATGCTCGTAGTCGTCAAGCATCTTATGGAGAAGAAAATAATTTTATTATTTAA
- the cbiB gene encoding adenosylcobinamide-phosphate synthase CbiB, translating to MLIIYFASVLDYLLGDPWGWIHPVQLMGWVINTYTNFILKNTEHKLLRKIAGFILCVVLVIGSGVMTWLLIDIATKINNYFGIVIQVILLASCFAGKSLRCAAEDVLQYLRKDDLPQARYRLSFYVGRDTDNLSTDEVFRAILETVAENTTDGVTAPLFYALLGVFIPVIGCVPLAIAYKALSTLDSMIGYKKEPFIDIGWFSARLEDYITWLPCRLTVLTLAIISGDVKNIITECKQYAIQDPSPNSGWSEGIYAVILGIQLGGENTYKGEKKFKPLLGKPINKIDENIIQKTLLLTRYCFLSWIFFSSLIFIMI from the coding sequence TTGTTAATTATTTACTTTGCGTCAGTTTTAGATTATCTTCTTGGTGATCCTTGGGGGTGGATTCATCCTGTACAATTAATGGGATGGGTGATTAATACTTATACTAATTTTATTCTCAAAAATACTGAACATAAATTACTGCGAAAAATTGCAGGATTTATTCTCTGCGTAGTTTTAGTTATCGGTAGTGGTGTAATGACTTGGTTGTTAATTGATATTGCCACGAAAATTAATAATTATTTCGGTATCGTTATTCAAGTTATTTTATTAGCTAGTTGTTTTGCTGGAAAAAGTTTAAGATGTGCCGCAGAAGATGTTTTACAATACCTCAGAAAAGATGATTTACCTCAAGCGCGTTATCGTCTTAGTTTTTATGTCGGTAGAGACACTGATAATCTATCCACTGATGAGGTTTTTCGGGCTATTTTAGAAACCGTTGCTGAAAATACTACCGATGGCGTTACTGCACCTTTATTTTATGCTTTGTTAGGAGTATTTATTCCTGTGATTGGTTGTGTTCCTTTAGCGATCGCATATAAAGCATTGAGTACATTAGATTCTATGATTGGCTATAAAAAAGAACCATTTATTGACATCGGTTGGTTTAGTGCTAGATTAGAAGATTATATAACTTGGTTGCCTTGCCGCTTAACAGTTTTAACTCTTGCTATTATTTCTGGAGATGTTAAAAATATAATTACTGAATGTAAGCAATATGCAATTCAAGATCCTAGTCCTAATTCAGGATGGAGTGAAGGAATTTACGCTGTGATTTTAGGAATACAATTAGGGGGCGAAAATACTTATAAAGGAGAGAAAAAATTTAAACCTTTATTGGGAAAACCAATTAATAAAATCGATGAAAACATTATCCAAAAAACATTGTTATTAACTCGATATTGTTTTTTATCATGGATTTTTTTTTCCAGTTTAATTTTTATAATGATTTGA
- a CDS encoding EAL domain-containing protein — MNEKETSFLIYIVDDQHINLDLISIFLKHKGFNILTQTDIMKAIPEIQKTCPDLILLDVLMPNLSGFDACCLLKSSPQTKDIPIIFITALDDIENKIKGLELGAVDYIIKPIHLPELLSRINSSLKIRNLTKSLQQQNQLLSDEILARKKAQLELKNSEKKLKTIINNNLNGMVIVDQNGKILFLNSEAEKLFNRKREKMLGEILGIPLEFDKIIELDIPHSSWQLITVEIRAVPIIWNDNNVFLISLTNITEQKKIEEKLNILFQASEQSPASIIITDTDGNIEYVNPKFEAISGYKEEEIIGKNPRILKSGHTTSKDYENLWATLTKGKEWHGEFHNIKKNGELYWEKALISPIFNSAGVITHYMAVKEDITEKKQQETLLQYQAKYDHLTNIPNRNYALEKVNYLLAQAKETQTNLGLMFIDLDHFKEVNDNLGHDFGDELLIQATERMKKALRNTDLLARLGGDEFFIAIPFVEKFSHLETVAEKIIKLLRQNFNIFDHSVSISASIGVTFFPYDGDNLKQLIRNADLAMYQAKKQGKNQFKFYQSEMNKIEINKSNLEKNFHQAIERKEFQLVYQPVVELTTQLINSAEALIRWENKELGLIWPEKFIPILEKNGMIIPLENWILQSVVEDIKTWEEIKDIPISVNLSEYEFEDENIINRLTKFIPENHRQHNNIQIEVTEQMLLEKKSITTIFNDILKLNIDLCLDNFGIGFSSLTNLSKFTFSSIKIDSSLIHRIVEDDKIKLLVKSIISVAKVLNIKTIAKNIETKEQLDILINLGCDYGQGYFFSEPLSTINFIQYLLKQQKQIKNSLNIYDG; from the coding sequence TTGAATGAAAAAGAAACATCATTCTTAATTTATATTGTTGATGATCAACATATTAATTTGGACTTGATTAGTATTTTTTTAAAACATAAGGGTTTTAATATCTTAACTCAAACAGATATTATGAAGGCAATACCAGAAATACAAAAAACTTGTCCTGATTTAATTCTGTTAGACGTTTTGATGCCTAATTTAAGCGGTTTTGATGCTTGTTGTTTATTAAAATCTTCTCCTCAAACAAAAGATATTCCCATTATTTTTATTACAGCTTTAGATGACATTGAAAATAAAATCAAAGGATTAGAATTAGGTGCAGTAGATTACATAATCAAACCGATTCATTTACCAGAATTATTATCAAGAATTAATAGTTCTTTAAAAATCAGAAATTTAACAAAAAGTTTACAACAACAAAATCAACTTTTATCTGATGAAATTTTAGCAAGAAAAAAAGCACAATTAGAATTAAAAAATAGTGAAAAAAAATTAAAAACTATTATTAATAATAATCTGAATGGTATGGTTATTGTTGATCAAAATGGTAAGATTTTATTTCTTAATTCTGAAGCTGAAAAATTATTTAATCGCAAAAGAGAAAAAATGCTAGGGGAAATTTTAGGAATTCCTCTTGAGTTTGACAAAATTATTGAATTAGACATTCCTCATTCTTCATGGCAATTGATTACTGTTGAAATTAGAGCTGTGCCTATTATTTGGAATGATAATAATGTTTTTTTAATTTCTTTGACTAATATTACTGAGCAAAAAAAAATAGAAGAAAAACTAAATATTTTGTTTCAAGCATCCGAACAAAGTCCAGCCTCAATTATAATAACAGATACTGATGGTAATATAGAATATGTTAATCCAAAATTTGAAGCTATTTCTGGTTATAAAGAAGAAGAAATAATTGGTAAAAATCCTCGTATTCTCAAATCAGGACATACTACTAGTAAAGATTATGAAAATTTATGGGCAACTTTAACTAAAGGAAAAGAATGGCACGGTGAATTTCATAATATCAAAAAAAATGGTGAATTATATTGGGAAAAAGCTTTAATTTCTCCTATTTTTAATTCTGCTGGTGTCATTACTCATTATATGGCAGTTAAAGAGGATATTACTGAAAAAAAACAACAAGAGACTTTACTACAATATCAAGCAAAATATGACCATTTAACAAATATTCCTAACCGTAATTATGCCTTAGAAAAAGTTAATTATTTATTAGCACAAGCAAAAGAAACTCAAACAAATTTAGGATTAATGTTTATTGATTTAGATCATTTTAAAGAAGTTAATGATAATTTAGGTCATGATTTTGGAGATGAATTATTAATTCAAGCAACAGAAAGAATGAAAAAAGCATTGCGCAATACAGATTTATTGGCGAGGTTAGGAGGAGATGAATTTTTTATTGCTATACCTTTTGTGGAAAAATTCAGTCATTTAGAAACTGTTGCAGAAAAAATTATCAAATTGTTAAGACAAAACTTTAATATTTTTGATCATTCAGTATCAATTTCTGCCAGTATTGGTGTTACCTTTTTTCCCTATGATGGCGATAATTTAAAACAACTGATTCGTAATGCTGATTTAGCTATGTATCAAGCCAAAAAACAAGGTAAAAATCAGTTTAAATTTTATCAGTCAGAGATGAATAAAATAGAAATTAATAAATCTAATTTAGAAAAAAATTTCCACCAAGCTATTGAAAGAAAAGAGTTTCAATTAGTATATCAACCAGTGGTAGAACTTACCACACAATTAATCAATAGTGCTGAGGCTTTAATCAGGTGGGAAAATAAAGAATTAGGTTTAATTTGGCCTGAAAAATTTATTCCTATTCTCGAAAAAAATGGTATGATTATTCCTTTGGAAAATTGGATTTTACAATCTGTTGTTGAAGATATAAAAACTTGGGAAGAAATCAAAGATATTCCCATTAGTGTTAATTTATCAGAATATGAGTTTGAAGATGAAAATATTATCAATCGATTAACTAAATTTATTCCTGAAAATCACCGTCAACATAATAATATTCAAATAGAAGTAACAGAGCAAATGTTATTAGAAAAAAAATCAATAACAACTATTTTTAATGATATTCTAAAGTTAAATATTGACTTATGTTTAGATAATTTTGGTATAGGTTTTTCTTCTTTAACTAACTTAAGTAAGTTTACTTTTTCATCAATAAAAATAGATTCTTCTTTAATCCATAGAATAGTAGAAGACGATAAAATAAAACTTTTGGTTAAATCCATTATTTCAGTAGCAAAAGTATTGAATATTAAAACTATTGCTAAGAATATAGAAACAAAAGAACAATTAGATATACTAATAAATTTAGGTTGTGATTATGGACAAGGTTATTTTTTTTCTGAGCCTTTATCTACTATAAATTTTATACAATATCTTTTAAAACAACAGAAACAAATTAAAAATTCCCTCAATATTTATGACGGTTAA
- a CDS encoding DUF2993 domain-containing protein encodes MSLFSSIGFILNNSLTYTIRNMSEEVEDVKVRINSLPTHQLAKGEADSIKISLKQWQLKANISVELLELETDSVGLNLSEIRQIRGNNWQKSLKKPLNMGYRIILTENDLNKLLKSPQAQAMMTKLGGNSQDLPLEIIDLTLNLLPNNRLAIETKLKLPIRGEELLNVNLELSLELIKGHTLKINNIQGTLNNRQLSSKLLQGFADNINTQLNLRNLEKSGITMRLLQLNMNEDKLEIAGFLHLQPSLSFKN; translated from the coding sequence ATGTCTCTATTCTCCTCTATTGGATTTATTCTTAATAATTCTTTAACCTATACAATTCGTAATATGTCTGAAGAGGTTGAGGATGTAAAAGTCAGAATTAATAGTCTTCCTACTCATCAACTAGCAAAAGGCGAAGCCGACTCTATCAAAATTAGTCTTAAACAATGGCAACTAAAGGCAAATATTAGTGTAGAATTACTGGAATTAGAGACAGATTCTGTGGGGTTAAATTTATCTGAAATTAGACAAATAAGGGGGAATAACTGGCAAAAATCCCTAAAAAAACCTTTAAATATGGGTTATAGAATTATCTTAACAGAAAATGATTTGAATAAATTGCTAAAATCTCCACAGGCACAAGCAATGATGACAAAATTGGGAGGAAATTCTCAAGATTTACCCCTTGAAATCATTGATTTAACTTTAAATTTACTACCAAATAATCGTCTTGCCATTGAAACAAAATTAAAATTACCGATTCGGGGGGAAGAATTATTAAATGTTAACCTAGAATTGAGTTTAGAGTTAATTAAAGGTCATACATTGAAAATTAATAATATTCAAGGAACATTAAATAATAGACAACTATCATCTAAACTACTACAAGGATTTGCTGATAATATAAATACTCAGTTAAATCTGCGAAATTTAGAAAAATCAGGTATTACCATGAGACTTTTGCAATTAAATATGAATGAAGATAAATTGGAAATAGCTGGTTTTCTCCATCTTCAACCGTCATTATCATTTAAAAATTGA
- a CDS encoding GerMN domain-containing protein: MAENKKQNPFLSTKAIAALATTVLAIGTITAWYSYSKLSVKTSENNPPTDIVIEPNINKQQIEIYGIDNQLKVTPTIIEIEKGQNDQQSLTIAFNKLLTGFNSNNITTAIPENTKLMNLTVKNDGIHINLSSDFTTGGGSASMISRLGQVIYTASSVNPAANVWISIEGKPLEILGEEGLMVEQPMTRDIFMKSFPSSEE, from the coding sequence ATGGCAGAAAATAAAAAACAAAATCCTTTTTTATCGACCAAAGCTATTGCCGCTTTAGCCACAACAGTATTAGCAATTGGCACAATTACCGCCTGGTATTCTTATAGTAAATTATCAGTAAAAACTTCCGAAAATAATCCACCTACTGATATAGTAATAGAACCCAATATTAATAAACAACAGATTGAAATTTATGGTATTGACAATCAGTTAAAAGTCACTCCTACCATCATTGAAATTGAAAAAGGACAAAATGATCAACAATCTTTAACTATTGCATTTAATAAATTATTAACAGGTTTCAATAGTAATAATATTACCACTGCCATTCCTGAAAATACAAAATTAATGAATTTAACGGTAAAAAATGACGGCATTCACATCAACTTATCATCAGATTTTACCACTGGTGGTGGTAGTGCTTCAATGATTAGTCGTTTAGGACAAGTGATTTATACTGCTAGTAGCGTTAATCCTGCCGCTAATGTGTGGATTAGCATTGAAGGTAAACCTTTAGAAATTTTAGGGGAAGAAGGGTTAATGGTAGAGCAACCTATGACAAGAGACATATTTATGAAATCTTTTCCTTCCTCCGAAGAGTAG
- a CDS encoding esterase-like activity of phytase family protein — MGKKFKFFCIFFSCLFLIFGFSNLNALAENRDFLNLKLEFLDEYELTDNNYQDTVIGGFSGITYNSEKDIYYVISDDRANLSPARFYTLKIEIENNKIDKVNIKNVTFLKDTNGVNYSKNTSDTEAITFSPKNSLFITSEGVYKTKKSPFINEYSLDGKLINSVKIPDRYIPREDEKKGVENNLGFESLTIKANGTMPQDPFRLFTVTESALVQDVNLNNPETILRSRLMHYVINPIGEPVLIGEHLYIVNNPELGVLYNGVSELLALPKEGYLLSLERTFGLRGYGAKIFQLVMGNASDISNQKTLGGDINNITPIRKKLVLDLQKLGIKLDNLEGITFGPRLTDGSQSLIIISDNNFAKEGKQKNQFLLFKLT; from the coding sequence ATGGGAAAAAAGTTTAAGTTTTTCTGTATTTTTTTTTCATGTTTATTCTTAATTTTCGGTTTTTCTAATCTAAATGCCTTAGCTGAAAATAGAGATTTTTTAAACTTAAAATTAGAATTTTTAGATGAATATGAGTTAACAGATAATAATTATCAAGACACAGTAATAGGTGGTTTTTCTGGTATTACATATAACTCTGAAAAAGATATTTACTATGTGATTTCTGATGATAGAGCCAACTTATCTCCAGCTCGTTTTTATACCTTAAAAATCGAAATAGAAAATAATAAAATTGATAAAGTTAATATAAAAAATGTTACTTTTTTAAAAGATACAAATGGAGTAAATTACTCTAAAAATACTAGCGATACAGAAGCTATTACATTTAGTCCTAAAAATAGTTTATTTATCACAAGTGAAGGGGTTTATAAAACTAAAAAATCACCTTTCATAAATGAATATAGCCTTGATGGTAAATTAATAAATTCAGTGAAAATACCAGATAGATATATACCAAGAGAAGATGAAAAAAAAGGAGTTGAAAATAATTTAGGCTTTGAATCTTTGACCATCAAAGCTAATGGTACAATGCCTCAAGATCCTTTTCGATTATTTACGGTAACAGAATCAGCCCTAGTACAAGATGTAAATCTTAATAACCCTGAAACTATATTAAGATCAAGATTAATGCACTATGTAATTAATCCTATAGGAGAGCCAGTATTAATAGGCGAACATCTATACATTGTCAATAATCCAGAGTTAGGAGTGCTATATAACGGTGTCTCAGAATTATTAGCTTTACCTAAAGAAGGATATTTATTAAGTTTAGAACGTACTTTTGGTTTAAGGGGATATGGAGCTAAAATTTTTCAATTAGTTATGGGTAATGCTAGTGATATTTCTAATCAAAAAACTTTAGGAGGAGATATAAATAATATTACTCCAATTCGCAAAAAATTAGTTTTAGATTTACAAAAGTTAGGCATTAAATTAGATAATTTAGAAGGTATCACTTTTGGTCCTCGTTTAACAGATGGTAGTCAAAGTTTAATTATAATTAGCGATAATAATTTTGCCAAAGAAGGCAAACAAAAAAATCAATTTCTTTTATTCAAGTTAACTTAA
- a CDS encoding thioredoxin domain-containing protein, whose translation MRNNLINSQSLYLRKHAHNPIHWNFWGEKALSSAKNQNKPIFMSIGYSSCHWCTVMESEAFSDQTIADYLNEHFVAIKVDREERPDIDSIYMTALQMMTGQGGWPLNIFLTPDDLVPFYGGTYFPIEPRYGRPGFLQILQSLNNFYHHEKDKLIALKAEIVKGITSSSQIKFSPDSELNDELLIQGIENNSKVIARNDYGSPRFPMMPYSNLTLQGAIYNNNHHGLAIKRAIDLVNGGIYDHVGGGFHRYTVDATWTVPHFEKMLYDNGLIMEFLANLWTSGVTNPEIKVSCEGIFGWLKREITAEEGYFYASQDADNFSNIDNVEPEEGDFYVWSYQQLKKILSEEEFNGFEDTFIISEKGNFEGKNVLQKQEEKSITNIVKNALEKLFTIRYGKNSTNLSNFTPAKDSKEVKSINWQGRIPPVTDTKMIVSWNSLMISGLVRAYSIFEDRKYLELARKATNFILTNQWQNNRLYRLNYDGKITTLAQSEDYSFLIKALLDLSQYSEDNSNYYLSQAIKVQQEFDHYFYDTQEGGYYNNANDNFADLLLREKSYIDNATPSANGIAIANLVRLALITDNLDYFDKAEKTLKLFNDIMAKSSVSCPSLFVALNWYLKGVSVKTSHEIKSKLNKQYLPMVMYRISDDLPSQIIAVVCRILSCAEPATTIDQLLEQIINN comes from the coding sequence ATGAGAAATAATTTAATTAATAGCCAAAGTTTATATCTCCGAAAACACGCACATAACCCTATTCATTGGAACTTTTGGGGTGAAAAAGCCTTAAGTAGTGCTAAAAATCAAAATAAGCCTATTTTTATGTCTATAGGGTACTCTAGTTGTCATTGGTGTACTGTTATGGAATCAGAGGCATTTTCTGATCAGACGATCGCAGATTACTTAAATGAACATTTTGTAGCTATCAAAGTTGATCGAGAAGAACGTCCAGATATTGATAGTATATATATGACGGCATTGCAGATGATGACAGGGCAAGGAGGATGGCCTTTAAACATATTTCTCACCCCTGATGATTTAGTCCCTTTTTACGGTGGTACATATTTCCCCATTGAACCTCGTTATGGAAGACCGGGATTTTTACAAATATTACAATCTCTTAATAATTTTTATCATCATGAAAAAGATAAACTCATAGCATTAAAAGCTGAAATTGTCAAGGGTATAACCAGTAGTTCTCAGATAAAATTTTCTCCTGATAGTGAGTTAAATGACGAGTTGTTAATCCAAGGCATCGAAAATAATAGTAAAGTCATTGCACGTAATGATTATGGCTCACCACGTTTTCCGATGATGCCCTATAGTAATCTTACTTTACAAGGAGCGATCTATAATAATAATCATCATGGTTTAGCTATAAAAAGAGCCATAGATTTAGTTAATGGTGGTATTTATGATCATGTTGGCGGTGGTTTTCATCGTTATACAGTTGATGCTACATGGACTGTTCCTCATTTTGAAAAAATGCTCTACGATAATGGTTTAATCATGGAATTTTTAGCTAATTTATGGACTAGTGGTGTAACAAATCCAGAAATTAAAGTTAGTTGTGAAGGAATTTTTGGTTGGTTAAAACGAGAGATAACAGCCGAAGAAGGTTATTTTTATGCTTCTCAAGATGCTGATAATTTTAGTAATATTGATAATGTTGAGCCGGAGGAAGGAGATTTTTACGTATGGAGTTATCAGCAGTTAAAAAAGATTCTATCTGAAGAAGAATTTAATGGGTTTGAAGATACTTTTATTATTAGTGAAAAAGGAAATTTTGAAGGAAAAAATGTTTTACAAAAACAAGAAGAAAAATCTATTACTAATATTGTTAAAAATGCTTTAGAAAAATTGTTTACTATTCGTTATGGTAAAAATTCTACTAATCTAAGTAATTTTACTCCAGCGAAAGATAGTAAAGAAGTTAAAAGTATTAATTGGCAAGGAAGAATTCCTCCCGTTACTGATACAAAAATGATTGTTTCTTGGAATAGTTTGATGATTTCAGGATTAGTGAGAGCTTATAGCATTTTTGAGGATAGAAAATATTTAGAATTAGCACGAAAAGCTACTAATTTTATCTTAACTAATCAATGGCAAAATAATCGTTTATATCGTCTCAATTATGATGGAAAAATAACCACTTTAGCACAATCAGAGGATTATAGTTTTTTGATTAAGGCTTTATTAGATTTGTCTCAATATTCTGAGGATAATTCTAATTATTATTTAAGTCAAGCTATAAAAGTACAACAAGAATTTGATCATTATTTTTATGATACCCAAGAAGGTGGTTATTATAATAATGCTAATGATAATTTTGCCGATTTATTGCTCAGGGAAAAAAGTTATATTGATAATGCGACTCCTTCTGCTAATGGTATTGCCATCGCAAATTTAGTAAGATTAGCCTTAATAACCGATAATTTAGACTATTTTGATAAAGCTGAAAAAACCTTAAAACTTTTTAATGACATTATGGCGAAATCCTCTGTCAGTTGTCCGAGTTTATTTGTTGCCCTAAACTGGTATTTAAAAGGTGTAAGTGTGAAAACTAGCCATGAAATCAAATCAAAATTAAATAAACAATATTTACCGATGGTAATGTATCGAATCTCAGATGATTTACCTTCTCAAATTATTGCTGTTGTCTGTCGTATTTTATCTTGTGCTGAACCTGCTACAACAATAGATCAATTGTTAGAACAAATTATTAATAATTAG
- a CDS encoding NYN domain-containing protein codes for MLNNTSTKVMESLLREIAKFGTAYVKRIYGDWTNPQMNTWKKLLNDFAVLPIQQFSYTTGKNSTDTALIIDAMDLLYTDKFDGFCIVSSDSDFTRLAHRIRQNGLVVYGFGKKTTPKAFVSACDRFICTDLLDVDTENLGNEIVQENIPVEINNTQKKDKKLNKLLKNASDSVVGDDDKTVNLGTLNQQLLKLDSSFDPRAYHCKKLGELLKSTGLFIVEGNNVTLK; via the coding sequence ATGCTGAATAATACCAGTACAAAAGTGATGGAATCTTTATTAAGAGAAATTGCTAAATTTGGCACTGCTTATGTAAAAAGAATATATGGTGATTGGACAAATCCTCAAATGAATACATGGAAAAAACTCCTTAACGACTTTGCTGTGTTACCAATACAACAATTTTCTTACACAACTGGCAAAAATTCAACGGATACAGCTTTAATTATTGATGCAATGGATTTGCTTTATACGGATAAATTTGACGGTTTTTGTATTGTCTCTAGTGATAGTGATTTTACTAGGTTAGCCCATCGTATTAGGCAAAATGGTTTAGTTGTTTATGGTTTTGGGAAAAAAACGACTCCGAAAGCTTTTGTTTCTGCTTGTGATCGATTTATTTGTACTGATTTATTAGATGTTGATACAGAAAATTTAGGTAATGAAATTGTCCAAGAAAATATACCTGTTGAAATAAATAATACTCAAAAAAAAGATAAAAAGTTAAATAAATTGTTAAAAAATGCCTCTGATTCAGTTGTAGGAGATGACGATAAAACAGTGAATTTAGGGACTCTAAATCAACAATTGTTAAAACTAGATTCTTCTTTTGATCCTAGGGCTTATCACTGTAAAAAACTAGGAGAATTATTAAAATCAACAGGATTATTTATTGTAGAAGGAAATAATGTAACTTTAAAATAA